Proteins from one Chitinophaga oryzae genomic window:
- a CDS encoding UbiA family prenyltransferase: MGMVRILNTAISLPAKEAYIIFLFIRNDIWDTVIPTFLTFIAAFFYNRESWRQFPTMLLYASIYNLLYILTFCIANQVNGVEEDRLNKPYRPLVRGVLTVREAEKRSYIYNALFLFTAYLLDVFWYALSWQLVTLMMCNWGFSNHWFLKNVFCISIGTILLLGAQWRIVGDEIQLQIWNFIFFLSFWAGAGLPLQDFRDQDGDRYMRRKTLPLVLGDLPARRYMIAHMMLLSPLLYFFTIATQIDDASEISSPKMILVTTAQVLWHWIIALRIWLYRNPAADDTSYHYFVCLFCVTIPMICFL; the protein is encoded by the coding sequence ATGGGCATGGTGCGCATCCTCAACACCGCTATCTCTCTTCCTGCCAAGGAAGCATACATTATCTTCTTGTTCATCAGGAATGATATTTGGGATACTGTTATTCCAACTTTTCTCACTTTTATCGCTGCCTTTTTCTACAATCGGGAATCCTGGCGCCAATTTCCCACGATGCTACTTTACGCCAGTATCTATAACCTGCTATACATTCTTACCTTTTGTATCGCAAACCAGGTAAACGGAGTGGAGGAAGATCGTCTAAACAAGCCATACCGCCCCTTAGTAAGGGGAGTTCTAACGGTCAGAGAGGCTGAAAAAAGGTCCTATATCTATAATGCGCTTTTCCTTTTCACTGCTTACTTGCTTGATGTGTTTTGGTATGCACTTAGTTGGCAGCTGGTCACATTAATGATGTGCAATTGGGGCTTTAGTAATCATTGGTTCCTAAAAAATGTATTCTGTATTTCAATTGGCACTATTTTACTACTCGGTGCGCAGTGGCGTATAGTCGGGGATGAAATTCAATTGCAGATATGGAATTTTATTTTCTTTTTGAGCTTTTGGGCTGGAGCTGGGCTACCGCTACAGGATTTTAGGGACCAGGACGGCGACCGGTATATGCGCCGAAAAACCCTTCCATTGGTGCTTGGCGACCTGCCGGCACGCCGGTATATGATTGCTCACATGATGCTTCTTTCTCCGTTGCTGTACTTCTTTACCATCGCTACCCAAATAGATGACGCTAGCGAAATTTCATCCCCGAAAATGATCCTGGTAACTACCGCCCAAGTGCTGTGGCATTGGATCATTGCACTACGCATTTGGTTGTATCGTAATCCAGCTGCAGATGATACTTCTTATCACTACTTCGTATGCCTGTTCTGTGTAACAATACCAATGATCTGTTTTTTATAA
- the dinB gene encoding DNA polymerase IV, which translates to MERNIVHMDMDTFFVSVERLRDRSLIGKPVLVGGNSDRAVVASCSYEARQFGVHSAMPMRLAQRLCPDAVIRKGDYDEYSKYSKLVTDILIEKAPLVEKASIDEFYLDLSGMDRFFGCWKWSLELRKKVIRETGLSISMGLSPNKTVSKITTGQAKPAGSLEVGHGMERAFLAPLPANKIPGIGPETYKMLCKMGASHIYHLQALQPELMEATFGKAGIMIYSKANGLDESPVIPYQEQKSVSRSITFERDTTDMNILHKTIIGFVDELGFELRSQQRLTGCVTITIRYADWNTYSRQSQIPYSSTDDVLVKTALQLFEKLYDRRMLVRLVGVKFSDFVSGSYQIDLFSDSVGKINLYQAIDGIKKRFGPELLKKAACL; encoded by the coding sequence ATGGAACGCAATATTGTGCATATGGACATGGATACGTTCTTCGTTTCCGTTGAACGACTTAGAGATCGCTCTCTTATAGGAAAGCCCGTCTTAGTCGGAGGAAACAGTGACCGGGCGGTTGTGGCCAGCTGTAGTTATGAAGCCAGGCAATTCGGGGTACATAGCGCCATGCCGATGCGTCTGGCTCAGCGGCTCTGCCCCGACGCAGTCATACGGAAAGGGGATTATGATGAGTACAGTAAGTATTCCAAGCTAGTGACCGATATCCTGATAGAAAAAGCTCCGTTGGTAGAAAAGGCATCCATCGACGAATTTTACCTAGATTTATCCGGCATGGACCGCTTTTTCGGATGCTGGAAATGGTCGCTGGAATTACGCAAGAAGGTAATCCGGGAAACCGGGCTATCGATCAGCATGGGCCTGTCACCCAATAAGACGGTTAGCAAAATTACCACTGGTCAAGCCAAGCCTGCTGGATCGTTAGAGGTTGGCCATGGCATGGAGCGAGCATTCTTGGCGCCTTTACCCGCCAATAAGATCCCTGGAATTGGCCCAGAAACATATAAAATGCTCTGCAAAATGGGGGCTTCTCACATTTACCACCTTCAGGCACTACAGCCGGAGCTGATGGAAGCCACCTTTGGTAAGGCAGGCATAATGATTTACAGCAAAGCCAATGGCCTTGACGAATCACCCGTAATCCCCTACCAGGAACAGAAGAGTGTCAGTCGGTCGATAACTTTTGAACGGGATACAACAGATATGAACATCTTGCATAAAACTATCATCGGGTTTGTCGATGAACTGGGTTTTGAATTGCGCAGTCAGCAGCGGCTCACTGGCTGCGTGACGATAACCATTCGTTATGCGGATTGGAATACCTATAGCCGACAAAGTCAAATACCGTATAGCTCAACTGATGATGTACTTGTAAAAACAGCACTGCAGCTATTTGAAAAGCTATATGACCGGCGGATGTTGGTGCGCCTGGTAGGCGTGAAGTTCAGTGATTTTGTCAGCGGTTCTTACCAGATCGATTTGTTCTCCGATTCCGTTGGAAAGATAAATCTGTATCAGGCTATAGATGGAATTAAAAAACGGTTCGGCCCCGAATTACTGAAAAAGGCTGCGTGTCTTTAA
- a CDS encoding relaxase/mobilization nuclease domain-containing protein: MVAKIVCGKSVRKALYYNEQKVTSGDAVLLHSGGFLQDPSNLSFRQRLQRFTDLTRLNERTKTNAVHISLNFSPADMLDADRLRSITDEYLRLIGWGEQPFLMYQHMDAGHPHVHIVTTNINRYGERIETHNIGRIQSERARKQIEESFGLVKAEDQKKETYTALQPINIDHVSYGKQPTKAAISRVVREVVGTYKFTSFREFNALLSQFNVYADRGKEDSLMYLNGGLQYRLLDRDGNIAGVPIKASSIFTSPTLANLERLYAAHKTERKPYGERIKHMVSRVLSTANTMDSLQQQLREKGIRLLLYRNAEGNVYGMSVIDNATRCIFKASDLGKDFSAAKVMEKLERFGSTDINTATNQPPQYTHEQAPAQFPAQALPVFLSLWEVLTSDEHMESSPGTLRKKRKIHGLQ; the protein is encoded by the coding sequence ATGGTAGCCAAGATCGTCTGTGGTAAAAGCGTCCGGAAAGCACTGTATTATAACGAGCAAAAGGTGACATCCGGTGATGCGGTACTACTACACTCGGGCGGCTTTCTTCAGGATCCGTCCAACCTTTCCTTCCGGCAGAGGCTGCAACGGTTTACGGACCTGACACGGCTCAATGAACGGACGAAGACCAATGCCGTGCATATATCGCTTAACTTTTCGCCGGCAGATATGCTCGATGCCGACCGCTTGCGAAGTATCACCGATGAATACCTGCGGCTTATTGGATGGGGTGAGCAGCCTTTCCTGATGTATCAACATATGGATGCCGGCCATCCGCATGTGCACATCGTCACCACCAATATCAACCGTTATGGCGAGCGTATAGAAACCCATAACATCGGCAGGATCCAATCGGAACGAGCGCGCAAACAGATCGAGGAAAGCTTTGGTCTGGTGAAAGCCGAAGACCAGAAGAAGGAGACGTATACAGCATTACAGCCGATAAATATCGACCATGTCAGCTATGGTAAACAGCCGACTAAAGCCGCAATTTCTCGTGTCGTCCGGGAGGTGGTGGGCACCTATAAGTTCACATCCTTCAGGGAGTTTAATGCACTGCTTTCCCAGTTCAATGTTTATGCAGACCGTGGAAAGGAAGACAGCTTAATGTACCTCAATGGTGGACTACAGTACCGTCTTCTGGACCGGGACGGAAACATTGCGGGCGTCCCCATAAAGGCCAGCAGCATCTTTACCAGCCCAACCCTGGCTAACCTGGAAAGGCTATATGCGGCTCATAAAACGGAGCGAAAGCCGTACGGCGAACGGATAAAGCACATGGTGTCAAGAGTATTGAGCACCGCCAATACGATGGATTCGCTGCAGCAACAGCTCAGGGAAAAAGGCATCCGGCTATTGTTATACAGGAACGCCGAAGGGAATGTTTACGGTATGTCCGTTATCGACAATGCCACCCGCTGCATCTTCAAAGCCTCCGACTTGGGAAAGGATTTCAGCGCGGCCAAGGTGATGGAAAAGCTGGAACGATTTGGCAGTACAGATATCAACACAGCCACCAATCAGCCACCCCAATATACCCATGAGCAAGCCCCCGCTCAGTTCCCGGCTCAGGCCTTGCCAGTATTCTTGTCTCTGTGGGAAGTGCTGACCAGCGATGAGCATATGGAAAGCAGTCCCGGCACACTACGGAAGAAGCGCAAGATTCATGGCTTACAATAG
- a CDS encoding SOS response-associated peptidase produces MCVDIAFHSDIQITKEAFPGLVIKRTPAYSIEFNEQILGPLFPECSVIVSTDGRQEATTMEWGVFPTWITDRKERDIRRNNQLNLRSEKIFTETASLAHKLRKRRLLIPVNGIYEHRKVNGIKNMVPYFVFYPDGKPFYLPGLYQQASVVDNDGVVTENLSFGLLTTGANTTMAGIHNSGTNKHRMPLFLTEEMAQSWISASLQENEMKEILAYKIPDKDLEYHPVYSIRGGKVRPDGMPKYTLWEWPGLPPLGQDNAQSSLF; encoded by the coding sequence ATGTGCGTTGACATAGCATTTCACAGTGATATCCAGATTACGAAAGAGGCATTTCCAGGATTAGTAATCAAAAGAACACCTGCGTATAGCATTGAATTTAATGAGCAGATTCTAGGCCCACTTTTCCCGGAATGCAGTGTTATCGTTAGTACAGATGGCAGACAGGAAGCTACTACTATGGAATGGGGAGTATTTCCGACCTGGATAACCGACAGAAAAGAGCGAGACATTCGTAGGAATAACCAGTTGAACTTGAGAAGTGAAAAGATATTTACTGAAACTGCTTCCCTTGCTCACAAACTGCGGAAACGGCGTTTACTGATACCGGTAAATGGCATATATGAACATCGGAAGGTAAATGGGATCAAAAATATGGTCCCGTATTTTGTTTTCTATCCAGATGGAAAGCCCTTTTACCTGCCCGGCCTATATCAGCAAGCATCCGTAGTAGACAATGACGGAGTGGTAACCGAAAACCTCAGCTTTGGGTTGTTAACTACGGGCGCGAACACTACTATGGCTGGGATTCATAATTCCGGAACCAACAAGCATAGAATGCCCCTATTTCTCACTGAGGAAATGGCCCAAAGCTGGATTTCGGCCAGCCTTCAGGAAAATGAAATGAAAGAAATCCTGGCATACAAAATTCCAGATAAGGACCTGGAATATCACCCAGTGTATTCCATCCGGGGCGGTAAAGTCAGGCCTGACGGCATGCCTAAATACACGCTCTGGGAATGGCCGGGGCTGCCGCCACTGGGACAGGACAATGCTCAATCTTCATTATTTTAG
- a CDS encoding hybrid sensor histidine kinase/response regulator has translation MKTTTILPRPVIQLLNTGVHLAKSAEAQRAVVLINAAATLTCILALITGLTIYYITSSIPMLLGVLAETSCFVGVIVLNKYGRHNLAAGVTLLIHCTFALYFGALLGPAMPLELITVFLLSFLTGGCYLIYRDKKIRVYLLVIILIVFSVMLTNNYTKLVEPIHIQSGPFLLIKGFCCISILTLMGFVVVEIINQNDKHKDQAALKLIELKQENKEIVAESEKRINYLYEAAHDMRTPISAVISFAETIEWDKVNNPDVVDTITKISKSGTIAREILNNTLDLAKLATGEFDVVNLAPMDLRATINDCLLVNSHFASKCNSHIALNYGKLPTYIISDGLFIKRLLNNVFSNAIKFSPEGSQIDLSIAITEEKLQERLLFTVSNPSKIPIDEIHQKIGRFKSERNQFENTGLGIGIIKELVKKLKGSCLMETDAKNVHFHFKIPFTECSPEQIASLKEMNKSSLFKDAKDLLVGRSVIIIEDDSMMTFYLSKWCIRQQASYRTYKDGNEGLNALMEGSLPDLLILDHKIPGLTGDLILYNLRYKDGFERMKIIINSACSDPAIHLRYKQFPGITFLTKPLDLAVMNAAIVRWF, from the coding sequence ATGAAAACAACAACCATTTTACCCCGGCCAGTAATTCAACTTTTGAATACTGGAGTTCATCTCGCAAAAAGCGCTGAAGCCCAACGTGCGGTGGTCCTGATCAACGCGGCCGCCACTTTGACATGTATATTGGCCCTGATTACAGGATTGACCATATACTATATTACAAGCTCAATTCCAATGCTTTTAGGTGTATTAGCAGAAACATCCTGTTTTGTCGGTGTAATCGTTCTGAACAAATATGGGAGGCATAATTTGGCTGCCGGTGTTACGTTGCTTATTCATTGCACATTTGCTTTGTACTTTGGCGCCCTACTAGGACCTGCTATGCCTCTAGAGTTGATAACTGTCTTTCTACTTAGCTTTTTGACAGGTGGATGCTATTTGATATACAGGGACAAAAAAATTAGGGTGTATCTACTAGTTATCATCTTGATCGTGTTTTCTGTTATGTTGACAAATAACTATACGAAGCTAGTGGAACCCATCCACATACAATCTGGGCCGTTCTTATTGATAAAAGGGTTTTGTTGTATTAGTATTTTGACTCTGATGGGTTTTGTTGTCGTGGAGATCATTAACCAGAATGATAAGCATAAGGACCAGGCAGCTCTGAAACTAATTGAATTGAAACAGGAAAATAAAGAAATCGTCGCTGAATCCGAAAAGCGGATTAATTATCTTTATGAAGCGGCACATGATATGAGAACACCTATAAGCGCTGTAATATCCTTTGCAGAAACTATAGAATGGGACAAAGTTAACAATCCAGATGTTGTTGATACTATCACAAAAATTTCCAAGTCTGGTACCATTGCCCGTGAAATTCTCAACAATACGTTGGACCTTGCAAAGCTAGCTACCGGGGAATTTGATGTCGTTAATTTGGCTCCCATGGATTTGAGGGCAACTATTAATGATTGTCTTCTGGTTAACAGCCATTTTGCTAGCAAATGCAACTCTCACATTGCTCTCAACTACGGAAAGCTTCCCACCTATATTATTAGCGATGGTCTATTTATCAAACGACTTCTTAACAATGTATTTAGCAATGCAATTAAGTTTTCTCCAGAGGGTTCCCAAATTGATCTTTCAATAGCAATAACAGAGGAAAAGTTGCAAGAAAGGTTGCTATTTACCGTAAGTAATCCATCGAAAATACCTATTGATGAAATTCATCAGAAAATTGGCAGGTTCAAATCGGAGCGTAATCAGTTTGAAAATACTGGATTGGGAATTGGCATTATAAAGGAATTAGTGAAGAAGCTCAAAGGCAGTTGTCTAATGGAAACAGATGCCAAGAATGTACACTTCCATTTCAAGATCCCATTTACTGAATGTAGTCCGGAACAGATTGCTAGCTTAAAAGAAATGAACAAATCTTCCTTATTTAAAGATGCAAAAGACCTACTTGTGGGCCGTAGCGTTATAATAATTGAAGACGATAGTATGATGACTTTTTATTTGTCTAAGTGGTGTATCAGGCAACAAGCTAGTTATCGCACCTATAAGGATGGAAACGAGGGCTTAAATGCCTTGATGGAAGGTAGTTTGCCCGATTTGCTGATTCTTGACCACAAAATCCCAGGATTAACCGGGGATCTTATTTTATATAACCTTCGTTATAAAGATGGTTTCGAAAGGATGAAAATAATCATTAATTCCGCATGTAGTGACCCCGCAATACACCTTCGATACAAACAATTTCCAGGCATAACTTTTTTAACCAAGCCGTTAGACTTGGCAGTAATGAATGCTGCCATAGTGCGGTGGTTTTAA
- a CDS encoding DNA polymerase III subunit alpha has translation MLINCHTYYSLRYGTIPVADLVDALQQEGYDTAVLTDINNSTGVLEFIRYCRQKGFNGLGGIEFRHGNALLYIGVARNNAGFQQLNEFLTEHNLEGKAIPAQAPELTDAFFIYPFRPDQDQALRDNEYIGIRPEQLTRIVMRPKAFQERLVIWAPVSFLEIKEFKLHCQLRAIDHNILLSQLQPSQAGARNEVLLSQPELISLYSSFPQIIINTSKLLEQCRFDFDFTTVKNKKTYTGNTYNDRLLLEKLALDGWKQRYGEKNRVALERVQQELAVIDRLGFSCYFLITWDVIRYSAHRGFYHVGRGSGANSVVAYCLRITDVCPLELDLYFERFLNPKRKTPPDFDIDFSWRDRDEVFEYIFMRYGKKHTALLGMMSTFKDRSIIREIAKVYGLPKGEIDRLIEYPASFQNRNEIVDKIMATYEMLPKDFPNLRSIHAGGVLISELPITAYVALDLPPKGLPTTQFDMYTAEDIGFEKLDILSQRGIGHIKEAVEIIRQNQEKDVDVHAVATIKSDVKVNAQLQSGDSIGCFYIESPAMRGVLKKLRCSDYLTLVAASSIIRPGVGSSGMMDEYIKRYHNPHGFTYLHPILKEQLSETFGVMIYQEDVLKIGHHFGGLDLADADVLRRLMSGKNRGRHHLEEIREKFFGHCAAVGHDAKITAEVWRQMESFAGYSFSKAHSASYAVESYQSLFLKAHYPIEFMTAVINNEGGFYARWLYVTEARKAGATINLPCVNYSELKTRLYGKDIFLGFNMVDRLEVKMIETILEQRKAAAFSSLEDFVTRCTPGLEQLLLLVSVGALRFTGETKKSLLWKAHLLLASKKATQNKYAGMELLFQPALKLPTVPNFEWASDEDFYDEMELLGFSVSLSPFFLLKSQQNLGIMVSDLLNHAGAPVTITGLFVTMKQTRTRNGETMAFGTFLDRDGQFFDTVHFPHVYQRYPFQKSGIYRIQGTVTTSFGFPSITVESMSKLPIRPDPRFVIRHPKLS, from the coding sequence ATGCTTATAAATTGTCACACATACTATTCGCTTCGCTATGGTACCATACCCGTAGCAGATCTGGTAGATGCATTGCAACAGGAAGGTTATGATACTGCAGTGCTTACCGATATCAATAACAGTACTGGTGTGCTGGAATTTATTAGATACTGTCGGCAGAAAGGCTTCAATGGCCTTGGCGGTATTGAATTTCGTCATGGGAACGCATTGCTGTACATCGGCGTTGCTCGTAACAATGCAGGATTCCAGCAGCTCAATGAATTTCTAACGGAACATAACTTAGAAGGGAAGGCGATACCTGCACAGGCCCCCGAGCTGACTGACGCTTTCTTCATTTATCCTTTCCGGCCAGATCAGGACCAGGCATTACGTGACAACGAGTATATTGGTATCCGTCCGGAGCAGTTGACGCGGATCGTGATGAGGCCGAAAGCTTTTCAGGAGCGGCTGGTGATTTGGGCTCCGGTGAGTTTTCTTGAAATAAAGGAATTTAAGCTGCACTGCCAGCTTCGGGCTATCGACCATAACATCCTGCTGTCTCAGCTTCAACCTTCACAGGCCGGCGCCCGGAATGAGGTGCTGCTGTCGCAGCCGGAGCTGATTTCATTATACAGCAGCTTTCCACAAATCATTATCAACACCAGTAAGCTGCTGGAGCAATGTCGTTTCGATTTTGACTTTACCACTGTAAAGAACAAAAAGACATACACCGGCAATACTTATAACGACCGGCTGCTGCTAGAAAAGCTGGCGCTGGATGGCTGGAAGCAGCGGTACGGTGAAAAGAATAGGGTGGCGCTTGAGCGTGTCCAGCAGGAACTTGCAGTGATCGATCGCCTCGGCTTTTCCTGCTACTTTCTAATCACCTGGGATGTTATACGGTATTCTGCTCATAGAGGCTTCTATCATGTAGGCCGAGGAAGCGGCGCTAATAGCGTAGTGGCCTACTGCCTCAGGATAACGGACGTCTGTCCCTTGGAGCTTGACCTTTACTTTGAGCGCTTCTTGAACCCAAAGAGAAAGACGCCGCCGGATTTCGATATCGATTTTTCCTGGCGCGACCGTGACGAGGTCTTCGAATATATTTTCATGCGGTACGGTAAAAAGCATACGGCATTGCTGGGTATGATGTCCACTTTCAAGGACAGGAGCATTATCCGGGAAATTGCTAAGGTATATGGCCTTCCTAAAGGAGAGATCGATCGACTGATCGAGTATCCGGCTTCTTTTCAGAATCGCAATGAGATCGTCGACAAGATCATGGCTACCTATGAAATGCTGCCGAAGGATTTCCCTAACCTTCGCAGCATCCATGCTGGCGGAGTATTGATATCCGAGCTACCGATTACCGCCTATGTAGCACTGGATCTTCCTCCCAAGGGGCTACCAACAACGCAGTTCGATATGTATACTGCTGAAGATATTGGCTTTGAAAAGCTGGATATCCTAAGCCAGCGCGGCATCGGGCATATTAAAGAAGCGGTGGAGATCATTCGGCAGAACCAGGAAAAGGATGTTGATGTGCATGCTGTAGCGACAATCAAAAGCGACGTAAAAGTCAATGCGCAGTTACAGTCCGGCGACAGCATTGGCTGCTTCTATATTGAAAGCCCGGCTATGCGCGGTGTGCTGAAAAAGCTACGCTGCAGCGACTATCTGACCTTGGTGGCTGCCAGCAGCATTATCAGACCCGGTGTCGGATCCTCGGGGATGATGGACGAATATATAAAGCGGTATCACAACCCTCATGGTTTCACGTACCTGCATCCCATCCTTAAAGAGCAGCTGAGCGAGACCTTCGGGGTAATGATTTACCAGGAAGATGTGTTGAAGATTGGCCACCACTTTGGGGGCTTGGACCTGGCGGATGCGGACGTGCTGCGCCGCCTGATGTCGGGCAAGAACCGTGGGCGCCATCATCTTGAAGAGATACGGGAGAAGTTTTTCGGCCATTGTGCAGCAGTTGGCCATGACGCGAAGATTACCGCCGAGGTCTGGCGCCAGATGGAAAGTTTTGCAGGTTACAGCTTTTCCAAGGCTCATTCTGCCAGCTACGCCGTGGAAAGCTACCAGAGCCTTTTCCTGAAAGCGCACTACCCAATAGAATTCATGACGGCTGTCATTAACAATGAGGGAGGCTTTTATGCTCGCTGGTTATACGTAACCGAGGCGCGAAAAGCCGGAGCGACGATCAATCTTCCCTGTGTTAATTATTCTGAATTGAAAACACGGCTTTATGGCAAAGACATATTCTTAGGGTTTAATATGGTCGATCGTTTGGAAGTGAAGATGATTGAAACAATACTCGAGCAGCGTAAGGCTGCTGCCTTCAGCAGCCTGGAGGACTTTGTTACCCGCTGCACCCCGGGACTGGAACAATTGTTACTTTTGGTCAGCGTAGGGGCGCTACGTTTTACCGGTGAGACGAAAAAGTCACTACTCTGGAAGGCCCATCTACTGCTTGCCAGCAAAAAGGCAACTCAAAACAAATACGCGGGTATGGAGCTTCTTTTTCAACCAGCGTTGAAGCTGCCAACTGTCCCCAACTTTGAATGGGCTTCTGACGAGGACTTTTATGACGAAATGGAACTCTTGGGCTTTTCCGTCAGCTTGTCACCATTCTTCCTGCTAAAGAGTCAGCAAAATCTCGGTATTATGGTCTCCGACCTGCTGAATCATGCCGGCGCACCTGTTACAATTACCGGCCTTTTTGTAACAATGAAGCAGACCCGGACCCGTAATGGCGAAACAATGGCATTTGGGACATTCCTGGATCGTGATGGACAATTCTTTGATACGGTCCATTTTCCGCATGTTTACCAGCGCTATCCTTTTCAGAAGTCGGGCATTTACCGTATTCAGGGAACAGTGACCACCAGTTTCGGGTTTCCTTCGATAACAGTAGAAAGTATGAGCAAATTACCGATCAGGCCAGACCCGAGATTTGTGATCCGCCATCCTAAGCTTTCATGA
- a CDS encoding type IV secretory system conjugative DNA transfer family protein → MVRHVITQHIQKGFSMFVYDFKFPDLSLIAYNTFLKNIHAYKKVPKFYTINFDDLSRSHRCNPLDPASMTDITDATESSRTIMLGLNREWIRKAGDFFVESPINFLTGIIWFLKKYKSGRYCTLPHCIELMQMPYDQLFPVLRTEGEIEVLINPFVLAYINGAMEQLEGQIASAKITLARLSSPQLYYVISGNEFTLDINNPHDPKILCMGNNPQKLQVYGPVLSLFVTRMLKLVNQKGKLKSSLVIDELPTIYIGGQSGIEATIASARSNLVSTFLAVQDISQLRKDYGKEIADVIFGIVGNIISGQVGGDTAKALSERFGRIMQQRESYSINSSETSVSKSTQLESAIPSSTIASMSSGEFVGTVADNPDMKIALKTFHCEIQNDHSAIASEEKSYVPIPKVRDITQAEVDANYVSIKEDVVQIIEDVMDHIYNTPELAHLLIARNE, encoded by the coding sequence GTGGTGCGCCATGTCATCACGCAACATATCCAGAAGGGTTTCTCGATGTTCGTGTACGATTTTAAGTTTCCGGACTTATCGCTGATTGCCTACAATACATTCCTTAAAAACATACATGCCTATAAGAAAGTTCCGAAGTTCTATACCATAAATTTCGACGATCTCTCGCGCTCCCACCGCTGTAATCCGCTGGATCCGGCAAGCATGACCGACATAACGGATGCCACGGAGAGCTCCCGGACGATAATGCTGGGGCTTAACAGGGAATGGATCCGTAAGGCGGGGGACTTTTTCGTGGAATCACCCATAAATTTTCTCACTGGTATAATCTGGTTTTTAAAGAAGTATAAATCCGGCAGGTACTGCACACTACCGCATTGTATAGAGCTGATGCAGATGCCCTATGACCAGCTGTTCCCGGTACTGCGCACAGAAGGCGAAATTGAGGTGCTGATCAATCCATTCGTACTGGCCTATATCAACGGCGCCATGGAGCAGCTGGAAGGGCAGATTGCCAGTGCAAAGATAACGCTGGCAAGGCTGTCAAGTCCACAGTTGTATTACGTTATCTCCGGCAATGAGTTTACCCTGGACATCAACAATCCTCATGATCCTAAGATTCTTTGCATGGGTAACAACCCGCAGAAACTGCAGGTATACGGGCCTGTGCTTTCCCTGTTTGTCACCAGAATGCTTAAGCTGGTCAACCAGAAGGGGAAACTAAAGTCCAGCTTGGTTATCGATGAGCTGCCCACTATTTATATCGGCGGCCAATCGGGTATCGAAGCCACCATAGCGTCTGCGAGATCCAATTTAGTAAGCACTTTTCTGGCCGTTCAGGATATCAGCCAGCTCAGGAAGGATTACGGCAAGGAGATCGCCGATGTCATTTTCGGTATTGTCGGCAATATTATATCTGGACAAGTGGGCGGTGATACAGCGAAAGCACTTTCCGAGAGGTTCGGCCGCATCATGCAGCAGCGAGAAAGCTATTCCATCAATAGCTCCGAGACATCAGTCAGCAAATCTACCCAGCTAGAATCCGCTATACCTTCTTCAACTATAGCCTCGATGTCATCAGGAGAATTCGTCGGTACGGTTGCCGATAACCCGGATATGAAGATTGCCCTGAAAACCTTTCATTGTGAGATCCAGAATGACCACTCAGCTATTGCATCAGAGGAAAAGAGTTATGTTCCTATCCCCAAGGTTAGAGATATAACACAAGCGGAGGTTGACGCCAATTATGTTTCCATCAAGGAAGATGTAGTTCAGATTATTGAGGACGTCATGGACCATATCTATAATACACCAGAGTTGGCCCATCTCCTTATCGCACGGAACGAATAA